DNA sequence from the Candidatus Woesearchaeota archaeon genome:
GAAATAGGAATTTCATATAAAGAAGTAGCTGATGATTATGTTATACCTTGTATAAGTGGTACACATTCTGATAATCATCCTTCTATGAGAGTTGATAAAGAAACAGGAATATTTAACTGTTTCTCTTGTGAATTCTCTGGTACATTTAGTAAACTTTATTATCATGTAACAGGAAAACCTCTTAATAAAAAAAGCTTCCTAGACTTATCTTCAGATAAACAACATAGGAACTCTATAAAAAAAAGAAGAAAGAAAAGACCTACTATCCTTCATACCGAGGGAGATATCAAAGATATAGATGAACAAATAATGCCTTTCTTACATAGTATAGGTGTGTACTCTCAGGAGTTTATAGATAAATATAATTTGTCCTATACAGGCTTCAGTAGGTTCATAGCAGAAGATAAGCATAAAGATGGTCAAAAGGCTACAGCTTTCTATAAAAGGCTACTGATACCTATATATAAAAATGGTAAACTAGTTAATATAGAAGGTAGAGCCTTAGAACTAGACATTAAACCAAAAGTAATCTATGTAAAAGGTGGTCTATCTGATCTTCTTTTTAATCTGGAAAATATTGATCCTACAAAACCTGTTATAATGGTAGAAGGAATTAAAGACTTTTTTAAGGTATGGAATATTGATAGAAATGTTATAGCTTGTTTAGGAAATCAATTAGGAAGAAATCAATTAGAAGAACTAAATAAATATATTCCAGAATTAATAGCTTTTCTAGATGATGATGAAGCTGGATTAAAAATACTGGATCAATTAGAACATGACTATGAAAGAGACTTCAGTATTATAGACTCAGGTGAAGGAAAAGACCCAAATAACTTGACTTTAGAAGAGATTTACTATAAGCTTACTAATGAAGTAGAGTCTTATGGAAAGTTCCTACATAGGAAATATATCAGAGATAATAATCAATATTCACTTTAGGAGGATAATATGAAAGATTTAGAAATTAACTTAGGATATATAATGCTTCCTGATGGGAGAGAAGAAATCTATACTGTAATATTAGAAGAAGAAACAGAAAGATATCCTACAGAAATTAACGCTTCAGCTTTTGCATCGGTAGGATTAATTGAAACTTGTTGTGGATATAATAATATTAGTACGGAGTGCTAAAGGAGGATGATATGAAAGATAACACTTTGTTTAAAGATATGAATTGGATGCTGAAAGCGGATTGTAAACACTGTAATGATCTTAGACTTCAGGGATTAGTGATAATAGAAGAAGAGAAAGCTAAAAAGAAAAAACAAGAAGAAAGAAATAAGACTAAGAAAGCAGAAACTAAAGAGTCTAATATGATACGAATAAGTGATTTAGATTATGAGCCTAAAGATGAGCTACAAAGAATATTTGATCAACTTTTAGATGAATATAATAAAAATGGTGGATTTGTTTATGTAGAGTTTTTATTTGGACAGAGGAAGGGAAGTATTGCTAAATTGGTTTCTAAAGAACCTCCAAAACTAAAAGATAATAATATTTCACCATATAATTCTAAATCTACATATACACCTTATTACCCTGAAGTTCTATATTCAGGGGAATATAGATGGGATGATAGATATAATAAGCCTAAAGGTGATATAGCCTATGATAACGTATCGTGGTTAAGAAATTATAGAGGAAACACAAAATGGTGCTTTACTTCTGCTAAAGCAGTAAAGGAAGAAGCTCTTAAAAAACCACAATATGATATTGATGGTAAGATGTTATCAATAGGTGACAAAGTTTTATATATAGATCATTTAAGTAAGAAATTGAAGCATGGAGTTATTGATGAATTTAAAGCACACTATGATACTACCTTTAGTTATGCTAATGTCTATACTTTCGTAAAATTTGGTAATAGACAATCAAGGAGTAGAACTAAATGTCCTTCAGCTAGTGTATATAAAATAAATAGGTGATAATATGAAAGATGAGTTTAGAAGAAATTGGTTTAAGGTTATGGGTTGGATGGCACGCCCTAAATGTGATTGTTGTAACTGGACTATGGGAAAACATCGAAAGACTTATAAAAGAATAGCTAATAAACAAGTAAGAGCAAGATTAAAAGAAGATTTAAGGAGAGAGAATGACAAATCAATTATCGATTAGTAGAAGACCAAGGAAGTTTTCAGAAATTGTAGGACAACAAAGAACTATAAATGAAATGTATAAGAGGTCAAATGAAAATAACTTTCCACAGGCTATGATGTTTCAAGGTTCTACAGGAACAGGTAAAACTACAATGGGCTTTATTGTAGCTTCATTGATTAACTGTTCTAATCCTATAGAAGAAAATGGTAATAAAGAACCTTGTGGAGAATGTGCTTCATGTAAGTCTGTGGCTACAGAGTCTTTTAGTAGAAGTATTCACCTTTATGATGGTGCAAAGCTTAATAAAGAAGGTATTACTAAACTAGAAGATGTAGCTAATAATTCTTCATTATATCCTAATGAGAAGAATATTATCATTATAGAAGAAGCACAAGAAATTAAATCAGAAGGTGCTAAAGGGGCTTTACTTAAATTGTTGGAAAAGCCTAGAAAGAATGTTCACTTTATTCTTTTAACCATGGATGAAAAGAAGTTTGACACTTCAGTTAAAGATAGGTGTCAAGTTTATATATTTAAGAAGTTAAAGGATAGTGAAGTCTCAGATTATATCTTCAGCTTATTAGAAGAGTATGACCCTGATGAAAAATTTCCTGTTACCTTTATTGAGGAAGTTATACCAGTTATTATAGATAATGCTAGCGGTTCTCTTAGAAAAGCTATAGAAGATTTTGAACGATGTATATTTTCTGAGATTTATACAGCTAAAATAGCTATTGAAGAACTAGGTTATATGGATGAAAAAACCATGTATGAGACTATTGTACTAATGGCAAATAAAGATAAAAAAATATTTAAACAAATTAGTGAGTTTTCTGATCTATTATCCTTTTTTAACTATTCATGGAAGATCATTAACAATATTCAGATTGCACAAACAATAGGTTATGATGTGGATTGGAAAGAGAAAAGGGCTAAGTTAATATTACATACTGGTAATTTTGAAAATATTGTCGATATGTATATTAACATTAATAATAATAACCATGGA
Encoded proteins:
- a CDS encoding AAA family ATPase, producing MTNQLSISRRPRKFSEIVGQQRTINEMYKRSNENNFPQAMMFQGSTGTGKTTMGFIVASLINCSNPIEENGNKEPCGECASCKSVATESFSRSIHLYDGAKLNKEGITKLEDVANNSSLYPNEKNIIIIEEAQEIKSEGAKGALLKLLEKPRKNVHFILLTMDEKKFDTSVKDRCQVYIFKKLKDSEVSDYIFSLLEEYDPDEKFPVTFIEEVIPVIIDNASGSLRKAIEDFERCIFSEIYTAKIAIEELGYMDEKTMYETIVLMANKDKKIFKQISEFSDLLSFFNYSWKIINNIQIAQTIGYDVDWKEKRAKLILHTGNFENIVDMYININNNNHGNYFNPNIFYHFLTEYYNDTKFKLKEDTPSKVSRKVSRRVKSAT
- a CDS encoding toprim domain-containing protein encodes the protein MDYGFKLNEIGISYKEVADDYVIPCISGTHSDNHPSMRVDKETGIFNCFSCEFSGTFSKLYYHVTGKPLNKKSFLDLSSDKQHRNSIKKRRKKRPTILHTEGDIKDIDEQIMPFLHSIGVYSQEFIDKYNLSYTGFSRFIAEDKHKDGQKATAFYKRLLIPIYKNGKLVNIEGRALELDIKPKVIYVKGGLSDLLFNLENIDPTKPVIMVEGIKDFFKVWNIDRNVIACLGNQLGRNQLEELNKYIPELIAFLDDDEAGLKILDQLEHDYERDFSIIDSGEGKDPNNLTLEEIYYKLTNEVESYGKFLHRKYIRDNNQYSL